One Amblyomma americanum isolate KBUSLIRL-KWMA chromosome 8, ASM5285725v1, whole genome shotgun sequence DNA window includes the following coding sequences:
- the LOC144102690 gene encoding uncharacterized protein LOC144102690: protein MGVRLANPFDSDRHQADPGGESQPTPSVAALLSRTQDGSIPGASGDAEDPLWSWHYEEGSPQQDEQMEEEPVAMAASLTSATTATAAPSVLPAASTARAAGTSRMSSQRQSPAVPSAPSGFFVPATPAAAAPSPSVLPAASAESAAGTSRTAGMHRQSLVEQELAARLNDISAERAQKCKEHRLRMRLLRADHRDKLAKRAAVHQLEMENLKLKNDLKRSKKILLELQIKAVKGEL, encoded by the exons ATGGGGGTTCGCTTGGCGAACCCCTTCGACAGTGATCGCCACCAAGCAGACCCAGGCGGCGAGTCCCAACCCACACCATCGGTGGCCGCCCTGCTTTCGCGCACTCAAGATGGTTCTATTCCAGGAGCCAGTG gtgatgcagaggacccgctgtggtcctggcactatgaagagggtagcccgcagcaagatgagcaaatggaagaggagccagtggccatggcagcctccttaacatcagccacaacggcaaccgcagcaccctcggtgcttcctgctgcctctacagcaagggcagcaggtaccagccgcatgagctcacagaggcagtcgcCTGCTGTGCCCTCTGCGCCAAGCGGTTTTTTTGTTCCGGCAACAccggcagccgcagcaccctcaccctcagtgcttcctgctgcctctgcagaaagcgcagcaggtaccagccgcactgCGGGCATGCATAGGCAGTCGCTGGTCGAGCAAGAGCTAGCAGCTCGCCTTAACGATATTTCTGCCGAGAGGGCACAAAAGTGTAAAGAGCACAGGCTGCGGATGAGACTCTTACGAGCAGACCACCGCGACAAGCTCGCAAAGCGAGCGGCAGTCCATCAGCTCGAGATGGAAAATCTTAAGCTTAAGAATGACTTGAAACGGTCGAAAAAGATCCTTTTGGAGCTGCAGATAAAAGCAGTAAAGGGGGAACTGTGA